In the genome of Leeuwenhoekiella sp. MAR_2009_132, one region contains:
- a CDS encoding aminopeptidase P family protein, with protein sequence MKYDLIDRNLFIHNRKEFMAAMKPNSLAVFNSNDIYPIGSDSTMPFQQNRDLFFLSGVDQEESILVLFPDCPKEKHREILFLKETNDHIAVWEGEKLTKEKALEVSGVKTVYWIQEWDKVFYELMTQAETLYINTNEHYRANVETETREARFNKKIKEQYPAHSVAKSNPILQRLRSVKNPIEIDLLQKACDITEKGFKRILQFVKPGVMEYEIEAEFMHEFLRNRSRGFAYTPIVASGNKANVLHYIVNNAECKAGDLILLDVGAEYANYSSDMTRTIPVSGRFTARQKEVYNAVLRVKKEATKMLTPGNLWGPYHEEVGKLMTSELLGLGLLDKADVQNENKDWPAYKKYFMHGTSHHIGLDTHDYGLLHEPMQANNVFTVEPGIYIPEEGFGIRLEDDLVIQEQGEPFNLMRNIPLEVEEIEDWMNR encoded by the coding sequence ATGAAATACGACCTAATAGATCGCAATCTTTTTATACATAATCGCAAAGAATTTATGGCTGCTATGAAGCCAAATAGTCTTGCAGTTTTCAACAGTAATGATATCTACCCCATAGGCTCTGATAGCACCATGCCTTTTCAGCAAAACAGAGATTTATTTTTTCTAAGTGGAGTAGATCAGGAAGAAAGTATTCTGGTACTTTTTCCAGATTGTCCTAAAGAAAAACACCGCGAGATTTTATTTTTAAAAGAAACTAATGACCACATTGCCGTATGGGAAGGAGAAAAACTCACAAAAGAGAAAGCTCTTGAAGTTAGCGGCGTAAAAACGGTGTATTGGATACAAGAGTGGGATAAGGTTTTTTATGAATTGATGACTCAAGCAGAGACGCTTTATATAAATACAAATGAGCATTACCGTGCCAATGTAGAAACTGAAACCCGTGAAGCTCGTTTTAATAAAAAAATAAAAGAGCAGTACCCTGCACATAGCGTAGCTAAAAGCAATCCTATATTGCAGCGCTTACGATCTGTAAAAAATCCTATAGAGATAGATTTACTACAAAAAGCCTGCGATATTACTGAAAAAGGCTTCAAGCGTATTCTTCAGTTTGTAAAGCCAGGTGTGATGGAATACGAAATAGAGGCTGAATTTATGCACGAATTTCTACGCAATCGCTCACGTGGTTTTGCCTACACACCCATTGTTGCTTCAGGAAATAAGGCTAACGTGCTACATTATATCGTTAACAATGCAGAATGCAAGGCTGGCGACTTAATTTTACTAGATGTAGGTGCTGAATATGCGAATTATAGCAGTGATATGACGCGTACTATTCCCGTTTCCGGAAGATTTACAGCACGACAAAAAGAGGTTTACAATGCTGTTTTACGCGTTAAGAAAGAAGCTACAAAAATGCTTACACCAGGAAATCTTTGGGGACCCTATCACGAAGAAGTGGGTAAGTTGATGACTTCAGAGTTATTAGGACTTGGACTTCTCGACAAAGCTGATGTTCAAAATGAAAATAAAGACTGGCCGGCTTACAAAAAATATTTTATGCACGGCACCTCGCACCATATTGGTCTAGATACCCATGATTATGGTTTATTGCACGAACCCATGCAAGCCAATAATGTATTTACGGTTGAACCCGGCATCTATATTCCTGAAGAAGGTTTTGGAATTCGCCTGGAAGATGATTTAGTTATTCAGGAACAAGGTGAGCCTTTTAATTTGATGCGCAATATTCCATTAGAAGTTGAAGAGATTGAAGACTGGATGAATCGCTAG
- the radA gene encoding DNA repair protein RadA: MAKTKTTFFCQNCGAQFAKWQGQCTSCKEWNTIAEEVIQKAEKSSWKVETPTTKRVAKPQRIQEIDTTAEARLNTKNNELNRVLGGGLVPGSLTLLGGEPGIGKSTLMLQIALMLPYKTLYVSGEESAQQIKMRAERINPNAENCLILTETKTQNIFKQIEAVEPDIVIIDSIQTLHTDYVESGAGSISQIRETTTELIKFAKETATPVILIGHITKDGNIAGPKILEHMVDTVLQFEGDRNHVYRILRAHKNRFGSTNELGIYEMQGSGLREVSNPSEILISKNDEELSGTAIAATLEGMRPLMIEIQALVSTAVYGTPQRSATGYNAKRLNMILAVLEKRAGFRLGAKDVFLNITGGISVDDTAIDLAVVAAILSSNEDIAVAKDICFAAEVGLAGEIRPVTRVEQRILEAEKLGFSAIMVSKYCKIPNENYGITIVKVAKMNDVVEWLFG; this comes from the coding sequence AAACTAAAACAACCTTTTTCTGTCAAAATTGTGGTGCTCAATTTGCAAAATGGCAAGGACAATGCACTTCCTGTAAAGAATGGAATACAATTGCTGAAGAAGTAATACAAAAAGCAGAAAAATCGAGCTGGAAAGTTGAGACTCCAACAACAAAACGGGTCGCAAAACCCCAACGTATTCAGGAGATTGATACCACAGCCGAAGCACGCTTAAATACAAAAAACAACGAACTCAATCGTGTTTTAGGAGGCGGACTCGTACCTGGATCTTTAACGCTTTTAGGTGGTGAACCGGGTATAGGAAAAAGCACTTTAATGCTGCAAATCGCATTAATGCTTCCCTATAAAACACTCTATGTTTCTGGAGAAGAAAGCGCTCAGCAAATTAAAATGCGGGCAGAACGCATAAACCCTAATGCTGAAAATTGCCTGATCCTAACGGAAACGAAAACCCAGAACATTTTTAAACAGATTGAAGCTGTAGAGCCCGATATTGTTATCATAGATTCAATACAAACACTGCATACAGATTATGTAGAAAGTGGCGCCGGTAGCATTTCTCAAATTCGGGAAACCACCACAGAGTTAATAAAATTTGCTAAAGAAACAGCAACTCCGGTGATCTTAATAGGCCATATTACCAAAGATGGAAATATTGCAGGTCCTAAAATTCTGGAACATATGGTTGACACCGTATTACAATTTGAAGGCGATCGCAATCACGTTTATCGAATATTAAGAGCTCATAAAAACCGCTTTGGATCTACAAACGAACTTGGTATTTACGAGATGCAAGGCAGCGGCTTGCGTGAAGTTTCTAACCCTTCTGAAATTTTAATTTCAAAAAACGATGAAGAATTAAGCGGAACTGCAATAGCTGCCACCTTAGAAGGGATGCGCCCGCTAATGATAGAAATACAGGCTTTAGTAAGTACAGCCGTTTACGGCACGCCGCAGCGAAGCGCAACTGGCTATAATGCTAAACGATTGAATATGATTCTTGCTGTTCTTGAAAAACGCGCTGGGTTTAGACTTGGCGCGAAAGATGTATTTTTAAATATTACAGGCGGCATTAGTGTTGATGATACGGCAATTGACCTTGCGGTAGTCGCTGCTATATTATCGAGTAATGAAGACATTGCAGTCGCAAAAGATATTTGTTTTGCAGCAGAAGTAGGTCTTGCAGGAGAAATACGCCCGGTTACACGCGTAGAACAGCGTATTCTTGAAGCCGAGAAGTTAGGCTTTAGCGCTATAATGGTTTCTAAATATTGTAAAATACCGAATGAAAATTATGGTATTACTATAGTTAAAGTTGCTAAGATGAATGATGTTGTGGAGTGGTTGTTTGGATAA
- a CDS encoding fumarate reductase/succinate dehydrogenase flavoprotein subunit produces the protein MSELKSNIPDGPLADKWTQHKNDINLVNPANKRNIDVIVVGTGLAGGSAAATLAELGYNVKTFCYQDSPRRAHSIAAQGGINAAKNYQGDGDSNYRLFYDTVKGGDYRSREANVYRLAEVSGNIIDQCVAQGVPFAREYGGLLDNRSFGGVLVSRTFYAKGQTGQQLLLGAYSAMNRQINRGKIQPFNRHEMLDLVLVDGKARGIIARDLVTGAIERHSAHAVVLASGGYGNVFFLSTNAMGSNVMAAWRAHRRGAYFANPCYTQIHPTCIPVSGDHQSKLTLMSESLRNDGRIWVPKKKEDAEAIRAGKLKPTDLKEEDRDYYLERRYPAFGNLVPRDVASRAAKERCDAGFGVNKTGEAVYLDFKSAINRYGKEEALINGNHNPSDKEIYDYGKAVVENKYGNLFQMYEKIVDEDPYKTPMMIYPAVHYTMGGLWVDYNLQTTIPGCYAAGEANFSDHGANRLGASALMQGLADGYFVLPYTIGDYLSKDIRTGKIPTDSPEFDQAEKDVRERMNKLVSGKGIHSVDYYHKRLGKIMWNKCGMSRNAKELQEAMDEISALRADFWENVKVPGSVDSKNAELEKAGRVADFLELGELFAKDALTRNESCGGHFREEYQTPEGEALRDDENFSFVSAWEYNADPREAKLHKEQLTFDNIEVKTRSYK, from the coding sequence ATGTCAGAATTAAAATCAAATATACCAGACGGCCCACTTGCAGATAAGTGGACTCAACATAAAAATGATATTAACCTGGTTAACCCTGCAAACAAGCGTAACATAGATGTTATTGTGGTAGGTACAGGTCTTGCAGGAGGTAGTGCTGCTGCAACTTTAGCAGAATTAGGTTATAACGTGAAGACGTTTTGCTATCAAGATTCTCCACGTCGCGCGCACTCTATCGCTGCACAGGGGGGTATTAACGCTGCAAAAAATTATCAGGGAGACGGGGATTCTAATTACCGCTTATTTTACGATACCGTAAAGGGTGGGGATTATCGCTCACGTGAAGCAAACGTTTACCGTCTTGCTGAAGTTTCGGGAAATATTATCGACCAGTGTGTTGCGCAGGGAGTTCCTTTTGCACGCGAATATGGCGGACTTTTAGATAACCGTTCTTTTGGTGGGGTTTTGGTTTCTAGAACTTTTTATGCAAAAGGGCAAACGGGACAGCAGTTGCTTTTAGGAGCGTATTCTGCAATGAACCGCCAGATTAATAGAGGAAAAATTCAGCCATTTAACCGTCACGAGATGTTAGATCTTGTCTTGGTAGATGGTAAAGCGCGAGGAATTATTGCTCGTGACCTTGTAACAGGTGCAATTGAGAGACATTCTGCTCACGCAGTTGTTTTAGCGAGTGGTGGTTATGGTAATGTATTTTTCCTTTCTACTAATGCGATGGGAAGTAACGTAATGGCTGCGTGGAGAGCACACCGTCGCGGAGCGTATTTTGCAAATCCTTGCTATACGCAGATTCACCCAACGTGTATTCCGGTTTCGGGAGATCATCAGTCAAAATTGACGTTGATGTCAGAATCCTTACGTAATGATGGTCGTATCTGGGTTCCAAAGAAAAAAGAAGACGCAGAAGCTATACGTGCCGGCAAATTAAAACCTACAGATCTAAAAGAAGAAGATCGTGATTATTACTTAGAGCGTCGTTACCCTGCTTTTGGTAACCTGGTTCCTCGAGATGTGGCATCAAGAGCAGCAAAAGAACGCTGTGATGCGGGCTTCGGTGTTAATAAAACCGGTGAGGCCGTATATCTTGACTTTAAGAGCGCAATAAACCGTTATGGTAAGGAAGAAGCTTTAATAAACGGTAATCACAACCCTTCAGATAAAGAAATATATGATTACGGTAAAGCTGTAGTTGAAAATAAATACGGAAACCTCTTCCAGATGTATGAGAAGATTGTAGATGAAGATCCGTATAAAACCCCAATGATGATTTACCCGGCAGTTCATTACACGATGGGTGGTCTATGGGTAGATTACAATTTGCAAACTACCATACCTGGTTGTTATGCGGCAGGAGAAGCAAACTTCTCAGATCACGGTGCAAACCGTTTAGGAGCTTCAGCATTGATGCAAGGTCTTGCGGATGGTTACTTTGTATTGCCATACACTATTGGAGATTATCTTTCTAAAGATATTCGTACCGGTAAAATACCTACAGATTCTCCAGAATTTGATCAGGCAGAAAAAGATGTACGGGAGCGTATGAATAAATTAGTGAGTGGTAAAGGCATACATTCAGTAGATTATTATCACAAGCGTTTAGGAAAAATCATGTGGAATAAATGTGGAATGTCTCGTAACGCAAAAGAGCTTCAGGAAGCTATGGATGAGATTTCTGCTTTACGTGCAGATTTCTGGGAGAATGTAAAAGTACCGGGAAGTGTAGATTCTAAAAATGCAGAGTTAGAAAAAGCCGGAAGAGTAGCCGATTTCTTAGAATTGGGTGAACTTTTCGCTAAAGATGCCTTAACTAGAAATGAATCTTGTGGAGGCCACTTTAGAGAGGAATATCAAACTCCGGAAGGAGAGGCCTTAAGAGATGATGAAAACTTTAGTTTTGTTTCTGCCTGGGAATATAATGCAGATCCACGTGAGGCTAAATTGCATAAAGAACAATTGACTTTTGATAATATCGAAGTTAAAACGCGTTCTTATAAATAA
- a CDS encoding DUF2721 domain-containing protein, with protein MNLNLSIPALLFPAISLTMLAYNARYLAIAALIRELHKRYQDNSSSPVKKQINQLRKRLGIIKAMQAMAIVSFLLAVITMFLIYIERIFLANIVFGASLIASMISLTLSFIEVQLSTRALEIQLNDMDD; from the coding sequence ATGAATTTAAACCTGAGTATTCCGGCATTGTTGTTTCCGGCAATTTCTTTAACAATGTTAGCTTATAATGCCAGATACCTGGCAATAGCTGCTTTAATTAGGGAGTTGCATAAACGTTATCAGGATAACTCGTCATCTCCTGTAAAAAAGCAAATTAATCAATTGCGTAAACGGCTGGGGATTATAAAAGCCATGCAGGCTATGGCAATTGTAAGTTTTCTACTAGCGGTAATAACGATGTTTTTGATTTATATTGAAAGAATTTTTCTTGCAAATATTGTATTTGGAGCTAGTTTAATAGCTTCAATGATTTCACTAACACTTTCGTTTATCGAAGTTCAGTTGAGTACTCGGGCTCTTGAAATTCAATTAAATGATATGGATGATTAA
- a CDS encoding WD40/YVTN/BNR-like repeat-containing protein, whose amino-acid sequence MHIRFLLLTIFLSFFSSSFSQQPATSPDLIVKSLETKETLVSNSIVKNIPFKNAGPTIMSGRVVDIEVNPENSTEFYVAYATGGVWHTVNNGITFTSVFDSAPTQNVGDIAVNWAHNIIWAGTGETISSRSSYAGVGILKSTDNGKTWVNTGLYDSHHISDIIVDEKNPDVVLVASLGHLYSPNDERGIFKTLDGGKTWNKTLFINSDTGIINLGAAPENANVLYAAAWDRTRMAWDFRGSGENSGIYKSTDAGETWSLVTVGNGFPQGKGVGRIGLAVVNENTLYAIHDNQDMRDDSKEKKAEKTNEDLKPEAFKNMTSAAFLELNADELDDYLKSNRFPKQYTAAKAKELVKSGEFKASDFYLYTFDKNSPDSEGEVIGAEIYKSNDGGKTWNRTHEGYIEDFFYSYGYVFAEMDVNPQNENEIYLVGVPLIKSTDGGKTFTYIDEPNVHVDHHIIWVDPKMPNHLINGNDGGLNMSYDGGKSWSKINSMPLAQFYAINVDYEKPYNIYGGLQDNGTWKGPHNYEYSKDYEAEGQYPFKRVGGGDGMQVQIDRRDSDIIYVGSQFGFYNRLNLKTGERAFIKPSHDLGEAPYRFNWETPILLSSHNQDILYMGGNKLMRSMNQGDTWTAISPDLTAGGKPGNVPYGTLTAISESVFQFGLIYTGSDDGVIQVTQDAGGSWDIISENLPQNLWVSKVTASTHKKGRVYAALNGYRYDDFKPYVYVSDDYGKSWKDISSNLPLSPINVIIEDPVKENILYLGTDDASYVSFNKGESWEVLDGSMPNVAVHDLVIQTEANDLVVGTHGRSIFITNLDEIQSFDPGKAEDLQLFKMQAVDFSTNWGRSWSAWRTANTPETSIKFYAPKAGEAKLDILSKEGKSVKSWSTEIDAGFNYVTYDLSISEDGKKQLEKETKNLKITKAQNGVFYLPPGTYTVQINAAGTSAKTKFEIKEGSRRQDRAERAAQAQED is encoded by the coding sequence ATGCACATTCGATTTTTACTCCTCACTATTTTTTTAAGTTTTTTTTCAAGCTCCTTTTCTCAGCAACCGGCCACTTCGCCAGATTTAATTGTAAAATCGCTTGAAACTAAAGAAACCTTGGTTTCAAATTCTATTGTTAAAAATATTCCTTTTAAAAATGCAGGCCCTACCATTATGAGTGGTCGTGTAGTTGATATTGAGGTAAATCCTGAAAATAGCACAGAGTTTTACGTGGCTTATGCTACGGGTGGCGTTTGGCATACAGTGAATAACGGTATTACATTTACTTCAGTTTTTGACAGTGCACCTACTCAAAATGTGGGTGATATTGCGGTAAACTGGGCACATAATATAATCTGGGCAGGTACAGGCGAGACCATTTCTTCAAGGTCATCGTATGCAGGGGTAGGTATTTTAAAAAGTACAGATAATGGTAAAACCTGGGTGAATACGGGGCTTTATGACTCCCATCATATTAGTGATATTATTGTAGATGAAAAAAATCCTGATGTAGTACTTGTAGCTTCCTTGGGGCATTTGTACTCTCCTAATGACGAGCGAGGCATTTTCAAGACTTTAGATGGCGGAAAAACATGGAATAAAACCTTGTTTATAAATAGCGACACAGGCATTATTAATCTGGGTGCCGCGCCAGAAAATGCTAATGTGTTGTATGCCGCTGCCTGGGACAGAACGCGTATGGCCTGGGATTTTAGGGGGTCGGGTGAAAACTCAGGGATTTATAAATCTACTGATGCAGGTGAAACCTGGTCGTTAGTGACTGTAGGTAATGGTTTTCCGCAGGGAAAAGGAGTAGGGCGTATAGGTCTTGCAGTTGTAAATGAAAATACACTTTATGCAATTCATGATAATCAGGATATGCGTGATGATTCTAAAGAGAAGAAAGCTGAAAAGACAAACGAAGATTTAAAGCCTGAAGCATTTAAAAATATGACTTCTGCAGCATTTTTAGAATTGAATGCCGATGAGCTGGATGATTACTTAAAATCAAATCGCTTTCCAAAACAATACACAGCTGCTAAAGCAAAAGAATTGGTAAAGTCTGGTGAGTTTAAAGCATCAGATTTCTATTTGTATACTTTCGATAAGAACAGTCCTGACTCAGAAGGTGAAGTAATAGGTGCAGAAATCTATAAATCTAATGACGGTGGAAAAACGTGGAACCGTACTCATGAGGGCTACATAGAAGATTTCTTTTATTCCTATGGGTATGTTTTCGCAGAAATGGATGTAAACCCACAGAACGAAAACGAAATCTATTTAGTAGGCGTTCCGCTTATTAAATCTACAGATGGCGGTAAAACCTTTACCTATATAGATGAACCTAATGTTCATGTAGATCATCATATTATTTGGGTAGATCCTAAAATGCCAAATCATCTTATTAATGGTAATGATGGTGGTTTAAATATGTCTTATGACGGAGGTAAAAGCTGGTCAAAAATAAACTCAATGCCTTTAGCGCAATTCTATGCAATTAATGTAGACTATGAGAAACCCTATAATATTTATGGGGGTTTACAGGATAATGGGACTTGGAAGGGACCTCATAATTATGAGTACTCTAAAGATTATGAGGCAGAAGGTCAATACCCTTTTAAGCGCGTAGGAGGTGGTGATGGTATGCAGGTGCAGATAGACCGCAGAGATAGTGATATTATTTATGTGGGATCGCAGTTTGGGTTCTACAATCGTCTAAATTTAAAAACAGGGGAGCGTGCGTTTATAAAACCGAGTCATGATTTAGGGGAAGCTCCATATCGTTTTAATTGGGAAACGCCCATTTTGCTTTCATCGCACAATCAGGATATTTTATACATGGGCGGTAATAAGTTAATGCGCTCTATGAATCAGGGTGACACGTGGACGGCTATTTCGCCAGATCTTACAGCGGGCGGCAAGCCAGGTAATGTACCTTACGGAACGCTCACGGCAATTAGTGAATCTGTATTTCAGTTTGGTTTAATTTATACCGGTAGTGATGATGGGGTGATACAGGTCACTCAAGATGCTGGGGGTAGCTGGGATATTATTTCAGAAAACTTGCCTCAGAATTTATGGGTGAGTAAAGTAACTGCTTCGACTCATAAAAAAGGAAGAGTGTATGCAGCTTTAAATGGCTACCGCTATGACGATTTTAAGCCCTATGTATATGTAAGCGATGATTATGGGAAGAGCTGGAAAGATATAAGCTCTAATTTGCCACTTTCTCCTATAAATGTAATTATAGAAGACCCGGTTAAAGAAAACATCCTGTATCTGGGAACAGATGACGCGAGTTATGTGAGTTTTAATAAAGGCGAAAGCTGGGAGGTTTTAGACGGAAGTATGCCTAATGTAGCGGTTCACGATTTAGTAATTCAAACTGAAGCTAATGATCTGGTAGTGGGCACTCACGGAAGATCTATTTTTATAACAAATCTTGATGAGATTCAGAGTTTTGATCCCGGTAAGGCTGAAGATTTGCAACTTTTTAAAATGCAAGCGGTAGATTTTTCTACAAACTGGGGCAGGTCGTGGAGTGCATGGCGTACTGCAAATACACCAGAAACCAGCATTAAATTTTATGCTCCTAAAGCCGGTGAGGCTAAACTCGATATCTTAAGTAAAGAAGGTAAATCTGTTAAATCCTGGTCTACAGAGATTGATGCGGGATTTAATTATGTAACCTACGATTTAAGTATTTCTGAAGATGGGAAAAAGCAATTAGAAAAAGAAACTAAAAATTTAAAAATCACAAAGGCTCAAAATGGTGTTTTTTATCTTCCGCCGGGTACTTATACAGTGCAAATAAATGCAGCTGGTACATCTGCTAAAACCAAATTTGAAATAAAAGAGGGTAGTCGTCGCCAGGATCGTGCTGAGCGTGCCGCACAAGCACAGGAAGATTAA
- a CDS encoding succinate dehydrogenase/fumarate reductase iron-sulfur subunit yields the protein MKLTLKIWRQESAKAKGAMKSYQIDGIDGDMSFLEMLDVLNEDLINKGEVPVEFDHDCREGICGSCSLQINGEPHGPDRLVTTCQLHMRKFNDGDTITIEPWRATAFPVIQDLIVDRTSFDRIQQAGGYISVNTSGNTVDANAIPIKKENADDAFYAATCIGCGACVAACKNASAMLFTSAKVSQFALLPQGEVEATERVQNMVRQMDLEGFGNCTNTGACEIECPKGISLENIARMNREYLSAVSKG from the coding sequence ATGAAGTTAACACTCAAAATATGGCGTCAGGAAAGCGCTAAAGCAAAAGGGGCGATGAAAAGCTACCAGATTGATGGGATTGACGGAGATATGTCTTTTCTAGAAATGCTAGATGTGCTTAATGAAGATTTGATTAATAAAGGTGAAGTGCCGGTAGAATTTGATCACGATTGTCGTGAAGGAATTTGCGGAAGTTGCTCTTTACAAATTAATGGAGAACCGCATGGTCCAGACCGTTTAGTTACAACCTGTCAGTTACACATGCGTAAGTTTAATGACGGGGATACTATTACAATAGAGCCTTGGAGAGCAACTGCGTTCCCGGTTATACAGGATTTGATTGTAGATCGTACTTCTTTCGATCGTATTCAGCAGGCAGGTGGTTACATTTCTGTAAACACTTCTGGTAATACAGTAGATGCTAATGCGATTCCTATTAAGAAAGAGAATGCAGATGATGCTTTTTATGCAGCTACGTGCATAGGTTGTGGGGCTTGTGTTGCTGCTTGTAAAAATGCAAGTGCTATGTTATTTACATCTGCAAAGGTTTCACAGTTTGCTTTATTGCCACAGGGTGAAGTAGAAGCTACAGAGCGTGTGCAAAATATGGTACGTCAGATGGACTTAGAAGGTTTTGGAAATTGTACCAATACTGGTGCTTGCGAGATAGAATGTCCTAAAGGAATTTCTTTAGAAAATATAGCTCGTATGAATCGCGAGTATTTAAGTGCTGTTTCAAAAGGATAA
- a CDS encoding endonuclease encodes MRKKIFVALCSMLAFASCGGSDDDVVVAPPVEPELESPVAVADAFNAEENTDFIIQNLTANDDLASGARIVSVDAATTQGGTLTDNRNGSYTYTSKVNFVGDDTFTYQLCLNADTSICSQATVTITVSDAGTPVAKDDTAATAKSTSLTLVNLLANDELLDGAVLTSVDFSTSTGTGVLNSNGSVTYTPATNFLGEDTFTYTICDNDATPSCSTATVTINVLEAVSFTIPAQLQSYYAGVSFFDDRDLTFDALSSFTIAKHTTILTYTQRHQFLYDADADLSNAANVILMYSGESRDEREYTSGSNSHSPQTFNTEHIFPQSRLATEDAVTDLHHLRSADDAVNSLRLNYPFVDGSGAYKLINDNSWYPGDEWKGDVARAVLYLNIRYGEDFKKVGNLDLFLKWNREDPVSDFEKNRNKVIEAAQGNRNPFIDNPYLVTLIWGGTPAENTWN; translated from the coding sequence ATGAGAAAGAAAATATTCGTTGCTCTATGTTCAATGTTAGCTTTTGCGTCGTGTGGGGGTTCTGATGATGATGTAGTTGTTGCGCCTCCCGTAGAGCCAGAATTAGAAAGTCCGGTAGCGGTAGCTGATGCATTCAACGCCGAAGAAAACACAGATTTTATAATTCAAAATCTAACTGCTAATGATGATTTAGCTTCTGGTGCACGCATTGTTTCTGTTGATGCGGCAACCACACAGGGTGGTACACTAACAGACAATCGTAATGGCAGTTATACTTATACTTCAAAGGTTAATTTTGTAGGTGACGATACGTTTACTTATCAATTATGTCTTAATGCAGATACGAGTATTTGCTCACAGGCAACCGTTACCATAACTGTTTCAGATGCAGGTACGCCGGTTGCTAAAGATGACACTGCAGCCACAGCAAAATCCACCTCTTTAACACTTGTAAATTTATTAGCAAATGATGAGTTACTTGACGGGGCTGTGCTTACAAGTGTTGATTTTTCGACTAGTACGGGAACAGGTGTGTTAAATAGTAACGGTTCTGTTACCTATACCCCTGCGACAAACTTTTTAGGTGAAGATACTTTTACATATACAATCTGTGATAACGATGCGACCCCTAGCTGTTCTACAGCAACGGTAACCATAAATGTTTTAGAGGCGGTAAGTTTTACAATTCCTGCGCAATTACAAAGCTATTATGCAGGTGTAAGTTTCTTTGATGACAGAGACCTCACATTTGATGCTTTAAGTTCATTTACAATAGCAAAGCACACCACAATTTTAACCTACACACAACGCCACCAATTTTTATATGATGCTGATGCAGATTTGAGTAACGCTGCTAATGTGATTTTAATGTATTCTGGAGAAAGCCGTGATGAGCGGGAGTATACTTCAGGAAGCAATTCTCATTCACCACAAACCTTTAATACTGAGCATATTTTCCCTCAGTCACGATTAGCTACCGAAGATGCTGTAACAGATTTACATCATTTACGTTCTGCAGATGATGCGGTAAATTCATTACGATTAAATTACCCGTTTGTAGATGGTAGTGGGGCTTACAAATTGATAAATGATAATTCATGGTATCCTGGTGATGAGTGGAAAGGGGATGTTGCAAGAGCTGTTTTATATCTGAATATACGATATGGTGAAGATTTTAAAAAAGTAGGAAATCTTGACTTGTTTTTAAAGTGGAACCGTGAAGATCCTGTTTCAGATTTTGAGAAAAACAGAAACAAAGTTATAGAAGCAGCTCAGGGTAATCGTAATCCGTTTATAGACAATCCATATTTAGTAACTTTAATTTGGGGTGGAACACCTGCTGAAAACACATGGAACTAG
- a CDS encoding succinate dehydrogenase cytochrome b subunit — MGIISSSIARKVAMALSGLFLVLFLGQHFTINLTSTFSPETFNEFSHFMGTNFLVQAILQPVLIFGVIFHFVMGFILEIRNRAARKINYVNYKGSANSSWVSRNMIYSGLVILAFLGLHFYDFWFPEIVHKYIESNPADATRYYGELVEKFESPVRTGLYVLSFVFLALHLFHGFASSFQSVGFNNKYATGLKKFAKFYAIAIPAGFVFIALFHHFNH; from the coding sequence ATGGGAATCATTTCCTCTTCTATCGCCCGAAAAGTTGCCATGGCACTTTCAGGTTTGTTCCTAGTATTGTTTTTAGGTCAGCATTTTACAATTAACTTAACATCGACCTTTAGCCCAGAAACTTTTAATGAGTTTTCTCATTTTATGGGAACTAACTTTTTGGTTCAGGCAATACTTCAACCTGTATTAATCTTTGGAGTTATTTTTCACTTTGTAATGGGTTTCATTCTTGAAATTCGTAACCGTGCTGCGCGTAAGATTAACTATGTAAATTACAAAGGGAGTGCAAACTCAAGCTGGGTTAGCCGTAACATGATTTACAGTGGTCTTGTGATTTTAGCATTTTTAGGATTGCATTTTTATGACTTCTGGTTTCCTGAGATTGTACACAAATACATTGAGTCAAACCCAGCTGATGCAACGCGTTACTATGGGGAGTTAGTAGAAAAGTTTGAAAGCCCGGTTAGAACAGGTCTTTATGTGCTTTCTTTTGTATTCTTAGCACTTCACTTATTTCACGGTTTTGCATCTTCTTTTCAATCGGTTGGCTTCAATAACAAATACGCGACAGGCTTGAAGAAGTTTGCTAAGTTTTATGCAATCGCAATACCTGCGGGTTTTGTATTCATCGCGTTGTTTCACCATTTTAATCACTAG